A portion of the Rhodopseudomonas sp. BAL398 genome contains these proteins:
- a CDS encoding MBOAT family protein, which yields MDLGSREENASKQESRAPVLIYQNRNCSGLRLSLRPVLRRSVRCCAASANSGLFPSWTGDVASFRTAVSISARAARFEYPGRQVGLNSFFRAIRKYARQSSFDRKGRLDCRTGWRPPKSRSRKLVFNSFIFVLGFLPVAFVAYFLTSQIRPTWGVVVLAVASLAFYAYWDYRLVPLLLASILTNYVTGLLIAGARERNPVAAKAWLIAGLSLNLGCLFFFKYMNWLIDAFDQVSGGGLGLVRVVLPLGISFYTFTQIAFLVDMYKGKVRDRSFPNYLLFVTYFPHLIAGPILHHSEMMPQFADPANKRVAVNNLVFGMTLFLIGVIKKVVFADSVAPLADRVFDGSGALNAYEAWSGALAYTAQIYFDFSGYIDMALGISRMFNIQLPLNFDSPYKSKSIVEFWRRWHITLSRFLRDYLYIPLGGNRKGAPRRYLNLFATMVLGGLWHGAGWTFLIWGALHGSYLIVDHAMSAFGRSLGIKPGWWLGRLTQALTFLAVVVGWVFFRATTLDGALRVLHGMIRFGAPAGDGLIREYPDTLLGALSGANWGWIVTLLLIAFLAPNSQQIIAWAEDKWARRATVAASFAPLGYVGFATTVLLFIVSLSGMRHGVSPFIYFNF from the coding sequence GTGGATCTCGGTTCGCGTGAAGAAAACGCGTCAAAACAAGAATCTAGAGCTCCGGTTCTGATCTATCAGAACCGGAATTGCTCTGGCCTGCGGCTGAGCCTTCGGCCGGTTTTGCGCCGCTCAGTCCGATGCTGTGCCGCGAGCGCAAATTCCGGGCTTTTCCCGTCGTGGACAGGCGACGTGGCTTCGTTCCGGACCGCCGTCTCGATTTCCGCACGGGCGGCGCGTTTCGAATATCCAGGCCGGCAGGTCGGTCTTAATTCTTTCTTCAGAGCCATTCGTAAATATGCGCGCCAAAGTAGTTTCGACCGCAAAGGCCGTCTTGATTGCCGGACGGGGTGGCGCCCCCCAAAATCCAGGTCAAGAAAATTGGTTTTCAATTCCTTTATTTTTGTCCTTGGCTTCCTGCCGGTCGCGTTCGTCGCGTATTTCCTGACATCGCAGATCCGCCCTACCTGGGGCGTCGTGGTTTTGGCGGTCGCCTCGCTGGCCTTCTACGCCTATTGGGACTATCGCCTGGTGCCATTGCTGCTGGCATCGATCCTGACGAATTATGTGACGGGGCTTCTGATCGCAGGCGCACGGGAGCGCAATCCGGTCGCCGCGAAGGCGTGGCTGATCGCGGGGCTTTCCCTCAATCTGGGCTGTTTGTTCTTTTTCAAATATATGAACTGGCTGATCGATGCGTTCGACCAGGTCTCCGGCGGCGGCCTGGGCCTCGTCAGGGTCGTTCTGCCGCTCGGAATCTCGTTCTATACCTTTACCCAGATCGCCTTCCTGGTCGACATGTACAAGGGCAAGGTGCGGGATCGCAGCTTCCCGAATTACTTGCTGTTCGTCACTTATTTTCCGCATTTGATCGCCGGGCCGATCCTGCACCATTCGGAAATGATGCCGCAATTCGCCGATCCGGCGAACAAGCGCGTCGCCGTGAACAATCTGGTGTTCGGCATGACGCTGTTCTTGATCGGTGTGATCAAGAAGGTCGTGTTCGCGGATTCGGTGGCGCCGCTGGCCGATCGCGTCTTCGACGGAAGCGGCGCATTGAACGCCTATGAGGCCTGGTCCGGGGCCCTGGCTTACACCGCCCAGATCTATTTTGATTTTTCCGGCTATATCGACATGGCGCTCGGGATCTCGCGGATGTTCAATATTCAGCTGCCGCTGAATTTCGATTCGCCCTACAAATCCAAGTCGATCGTCGAGTTCTGGCGACGCTGGCACATCACGCTGTCGCGGTTTCTGCGCGACTACCTTTACATTCCCCTGGGCGGCAACCGTAAGGGGGCGCCGCGGCGCTATCTGAACCTGTTCGCCACCATGGTGCTCGGCGGCCTCTGGCATGGGGCGGGCTGGACCTTCCTGATCTGGGGCGCGCTGCACGGCAGCTATCTGATCGTCGATCACGCGATGTCCGCGTTCGGCCGATCGCTCGGAATTAAACCGGGCTGGTGGCTGGGCCGGCTGACGCAGGCCCTCACCTTCCTGGCGGTGGTGGTCGGATGGGTGTTTTTCCGGGCCACGACGCTGGATGGCGCCTTGCGGGTGCTTCACGGCATGATTCGGTTCGGCGCGCCCGCCGGCGATGGCCTGATTCGCGAATATCCCGACACGCTGCTCGGGGCCTTGAGCGGCGCCAATTGGGGTTGGATCGTCACGCTATTGTTGATCGCGTTCCTCGCTCCCAATTCGCAGCAGATCATCGCCTGGGCGGAAGACAAATGGGCGCGGCGCGCGACGGTCGCGGCGTCGTTCGCCCCGTTGGGTTATGTCGGCTTTGCGACGACCGTCCTGCTGTTCATCGTCTCACTTTCAGGGATGCGACATGGCGTTTCGCCGTTCATCTATTTCAATTTTTAG
- a CDS encoding Crp/Fnr family transcriptional regulator, which yields MAQRVRDLFIRLESTATRPAQVRLAEALLKIDIGKRANGGETGQHELTQEALAMIVGVTRQTVNKILGDFERRGLVSLHYKRIEVVDRSAIQRIALPWREL from the coding sequence ATGGCGCAACGTGTCCGTGACCTTTTCATCAGATTGGAATCCACGGCGACGCGTCCTGCCCAAGTTCGGTTGGCGGAAGCTCTGCTTAAGATTGACATAGGGAAGCGAGCAAACGGCGGCGAAACAGGACAACACGAACTGACGCAAGAGGCGCTCGCGATGATAGTTGGCGTCACCAGGCAGACCGTGAACAAGATACTTGGCGATTTTGAGCGACGAGGACTAGTAAGCTTGCATTACAAGCGGATCGAGGTGGTTGATCGCAGCGCCATCCAACGCATTGCCCTCCCGTGGCGTGAGCTCTGA
- a CDS encoding NADPH-dependent FMN reductase: MNAGPQKGRQTPSRRVLVIIGSVRARRIGPHVAEWVAQIGRDVVDNVQFEVVDLKDWPLPMCEEPGIPAIDDYMFEHTRAWSRKVAAADGFVFVTPQYNWGYPAPLKNALDHLYKEWAKKPAVIVTYGGHGGGKCGRQLKQVLKGLKMGPVTVRPTLTLTHDQIKENTGTIDPVAAFGKRDAKLRKAFRQLAARLSGARLGTWWWPW, encoded by the coding sequence GTGAACGCCGGTCCTCAGAAAGGCAGGCAAACGCCTTCCCGGCGGGTTCTCGTTATCATTGGGAGCGTTCGCGCCCGCCGCATCGGTCCGCATGTCGCCGAATGGGTCGCCCAGATCGGCCGGGATGTCGTGGACAACGTACAATTCGAGGTCGTCGATCTCAAAGACTGGCCGCTGCCTATGTGCGAAGAGCCGGGTATCCCCGCAATCGACGACTATATGTTCGAGCATACGCGCGCCTGGAGCCGAAAGGTCGCGGCTGCGGACGGCTTCGTCTTCGTCACGCCCCAATACAATTGGGGATATCCCGCACCTTTGAAGAATGCGCTGGATCACCTTTACAAAGAATGGGCGAAAAAGCCCGCCGTGATCGTGACCTATGGCGGACATGGTGGCGGGAAGTGTGGCCGTCAGCTCAAGCAGGTGCTCAAAGGCCTGAAAATGGGACCGGTTACCGTCAGGCCGACGCTGACTCTGACTCATGATCAGATCAAGGAGAACACTGGGACAATTGATCCGGTCGCTGCGTTCGGCAAACGCGACGCGAAACTCCGGAAAGCATTTCGTCAGCTGGCAGCCAGACTGAGTGGCGCGCGGCTGGGAACCTGGTGGTGGCCTTGGTGA
- a CDS encoding FAD-dependent oxidoreductase: MTERFATDMLICGAGAAGLTLAIELARRGIPFRLIEKLDDPFRGSRGKGIQPRTQEVFEDLGILDRVVAAGGVYPKQREYRADGTFTDSDVVEHEEATPAEPYHLRLMVPQFLTEAVMRECLLELGHRPEFGCELIGFEQDADGVTARLRGQHGEQTVRVRWLIGADGGRSFVRQALDIGFSGKTLGVRAIVADVELTGLGRDVWHRFAEGDMERQISFCPLAGTDMFQLQGPIPLEGDVDLSAEGLTALVAERTGRDDIRIPSVSWASAFHMNARLADRYRVGRVFLVGDAAHTHPPTGGQGLNTSVQDAYNLGWKLAAVAGGAPDALLDSYEEERRPVAAAMLGLATKLLDALKRGEMRRGGDVHQLDIGYPESSLALEQPQRSSGLLAGDRAPDAPVRGAAGQQTRLFEIFKGRHWTLLGYQVECRAPAARPGLHIRTIGQCGDLLDDGGHFRDAYKVSPGDWVLIRPDGYVGAIVSSQETTALETYLQSVGLGLCPGGAS; the protein is encoded by the coding sequence ATGACAGAGCGATTTGCAACCGATATGTTGATTTGCGGCGCGGGAGCGGCTGGCCTGACGCTCGCCATCGAGCTGGCGCGACGCGGCATCCCCTTCCGTTTGATCGAGAAGCTGGACGATCCGTTTCGCGGTTCACGCGGCAAGGGCATCCAGCCGCGTACGCAGGAAGTGTTCGAGGATCTCGGCATTCTCGACCGGGTCGTCGCGGCCGGCGGGGTCTATCCCAAGCAGCGGGAGTACCGCGCCGACGGAACCTTCACCGATTCCGATGTCGTCGAGCATGAAGAGGCGACGCCGGCGGAACCTTATCATCTGCGCCTCATGGTCCCGCAATTCCTGACCGAAGCCGTGATGCGCGAATGCTTGCTCGAGCTTGGGCATCGACCGGAGTTCGGCTGCGAACTGATCGGCTTTGAACAGGATGCGGACGGCGTTACGGCGCGCTTGAGGGGCCAGCATGGCGAACAGACCGTCCGAGTGCGCTGGCTCATCGGCGCCGATGGCGGTCGCAGCTTCGTGCGCCAGGCGTTGGATATCGGCTTTTCCGGCAAGACCCTTGGCGTCCGCGCCATTGTCGCCGATGTGGAACTGACCGGGCTTGGCCGCGATGTCTGGCACCGTTTCGCAGAGGGTGACATGGAACGGCAGATATCGTTCTGCCCGCTCGCCGGCACCGACATGTTTCAACTCCAGGGCCCGATTCCGCTTGAAGGCGATGTCGATCTTTCCGCTGAAGGGCTGACCGCGCTGGTGGCCGAGCGGACGGGCCGCGATGATATCCGCATCCCGTCGGTGTCGTGGGCATCAGCCTTTCACATGAACGCCCGGCTCGCCGACCGCTACCGTGTCGGCCGCGTCTTCCTTGTCGGCGACGCCGCGCACACCCACCCGCCGACCGGCGGGCAGGGTCTCAATACCAGTGTGCAGGATGCCTATAATCTCGGCTGGAAGCTGGCGGCGGTCGCCGGCGGCGCGCCCGATGCGCTGCTTGACAGCTATGAGGAAGAACGCCGACCGGTTGCTGCTGCCATGCTCGGCCTTGCGACCAAGCTGCTCGACGCCCTCAAACGCGGCGAGATGCGGCGCGGCGGCGACGTGCATCAACTCGATATCGGCTATCCGGAATCCTCACTTGCGCTGGAGCAGCCGCAACGAAGCAGCGGCCTGCTCGCAGGCGACCGCGCCCCCGATGCGCCGGTTCGAGGCGCTGCCGGCCAGCAGACGCGCCTGTTCGAGATCTTCAAGGGGCGGCATTGGACGCTTCTCGGCTACCAGGTCGAGTGTCGAGCTCCGGCAGCGCGGCCGGGACTGCATATCCGCACAATCGGTCAGTGCGGCGACCTTCTCGACGATGGTGGCCATTTCCGCGACGCCTATAAAGTGTCTCCGGGGGATTGGGTGCTGATCCGTCCCGATGGTTATGTCGGCGCGATCGTCTCCTCGCAGGAGACCACAGCGCTGGAAACCTATCTTCAATCGGTTGGTCTCGGCCTCTGCCCGGGAGGTGCTTCGTGA